Proteins found in one Vagococcus carniphilus genomic segment:
- a CDS encoding ABC transporter ATP-binding protein has translation MLKRFFSYYKPYQALFILDFGCATIAAILELSFPVIVNQVIDKIMPLKNLKLIMMVSGLLFAFYIINTLLQYIVVYFGHKLGTNIETDMRGELFSHFQKQPFEFYDNQKTGKLMSRLTTDLFEISEVAHHGPEDIFITVMTLVGSFALMYNIHGRLALATAIMVPFITIALAYFNKRMTKVNTQIYENLGEFNAGIEASVSGIRVTQAFANEGFEEKRFDKLNQLYRQSKLAFYKTMALSSSYNYLLIRLISLFALLFGSYYTIQGEITNGNFVGFILLSNVFARPIEKINTMIESYPKGIAGFKRFTEELDKEPSIQDKDDAIDVEMLNGDIAYNNVSFSYSDGTKVLDDLSLHIKHGETVAFVGPSGAGKTTLCHLLPRFYEIDSGDISIDDLNIKDMTMASLRKQIGIVQQDVFLFPGTIKENIAYGKLGASEEEIEKAIQLAHLSKVIDGMPEGIETVIGERGVKLSGGQKQRVAIARMFLKNPPILILDEATSALDTETENVIQESLMSLSEGRTTLMIAHRLATIKQATRIIVVTEEGIAEDGTHEELMAKNGAYKRLYDAQFRD, from the coding sequence ATGTTAAAAAGATTTTTTTCTTATTATAAGCCATATCAGGCTTTATTTATATTAGATTTTGGGTGTGCAACCATCGCAGCTATTTTGGAACTTAGTTTTCCAGTAATTGTTAATCAAGTGATTGATAAAATAATGCCATTAAAGAACCTAAAACTAATAATGATGGTAAGTGGTTTGCTATTTGCATTTTATATAATCAATACGTTGCTTCAATATATTGTTGTCTACTTTGGACACAAACTGGGAACGAATATTGAAACTGATATGCGCGGTGAGTTGTTTAGTCATTTTCAAAAACAACCGTTTGAATTTTATGATAATCAAAAAACAGGGAAGTTAATGAGTCGCCTGACAACTGATTTGTTTGAAATATCAGAAGTTGCCCATCATGGACCTGAGGATATTTTTATTACTGTTATGACATTAGTGGGGTCGTTTGCATTGATGTACAATATCCATGGTAGATTAGCACTGGCAACTGCAATAATGGTACCATTTATTACAATTGCTTTAGCCTATTTCAATAAACGAATGACTAAAGTTAATACACAAATTTATGAGAACTTAGGTGAGTTTAATGCAGGAATTGAGGCAAGTGTGAGTGGGATTCGGGTGACGCAAGCTTTTGCAAATGAAGGATTTGAAGAAAAAAGATTTGATAAGCTTAATCAATTATATCGTCAATCAAAGCTTGCTTTCTATAAAACCATGGCACTTAGTTCGTCTTACAATTATTTGTTAATTCGTTTGATTAGCTTGTTTGCTCTTCTTTTTGGTTCTTACTATACCATTCAAGGCGAAATAACAAATGGGAACTTTGTTGGTTTTATTCTACTATCTAATGTGTTTGCTAGACCAATAGAAAAAATAAATACAATGATAGAAAGTTATCCTAAGGGGATTGCTGGATTCAAACGATTTACAGAAGAATTAGATAAAGAACCAAGCATTCAAGATAAAGATGATGCGATAGATGTTGAAATGTTAAATGGAGATATTGCTTATAATAATGTCTCGTTTTCTTATAGTGATGGGACTAAAGTGTTAGATGATTTGTCACTTCATATTAAACACGGTGAAACAGTCGCATTTGTGGGTCCTAGTGGAGCAGGAAAAACAACTCTATGTCATTTATTACCTCGTTTTTATGAAATTGATTCAGGGGATATTTCAATTGATGATTTAAATATTAAAGATATGACCATGGCTTCACTAAGGAAACAAATTGGAATTGTTCAACAAGATGTTTTCCTATTTCCAGGAACGATTAAAGAAAATATAGCCTATGGAAAATTAGGCGCTAGTGAAGAGGAAATTGAAAAAGCTATCCAATTAGCTCATTTATCTAAAGTAATTGATGGCATGCCTGAAGGAATTGAAACAGTGATTGGAGAAAGAGGCGTCAAGCTTTCAGGAGGACAAAAGCAACGTGTGGCTATTGCTCGTATGTTCTTAAAAAATCCACCTATCTTGATTTTAGATGAGGCTACTTCGGCCTTAGATACTGAGACTGAAAATGTCATTCAAGAATCATTAATGTCTTTATCGGAAGGCAGAACAACGCTAATGATTGCTCATAGATTGGCAACGATTAAACAAGCAACTCGTATTATTGTGGTGACAGAAGAAGGAATAGCAGAAGATGGAACACATGAAGAGTTGATGGCAAAAAATGGCGCATATAAACGTTTATATGATGCTCAATTTAGAGATTAG
- a CDS encoding ECF transporter S component — MKIIKERLALLAMLTALTVVLALTFIFPVPMTKGYVNLLEVGIYTAAMLLGGPAGAIVGSVSGGMLDLILGYPQWIIFSVVIHGFQGYLAGRWSGSKKMTTRIFFLVIASIVMIIGYFFATSFLYGQVAGLASIIGNIIQNGFGIIVSMIVINILDRLKLIK, encoded by the coding sequence GTGAAAATTATCAAAGAAAGATTAGCGTTACTAGCTATGTTAACAGCTTTAACAGTTGTTCTAGCATTAACATTTATCTTCCCTGTTCCAATGACAAAAGGTTATGTCAATCTATTAGAGGTTGGTATATATACGGCAGCCATGTTGTTAGGTGGGCCAGCCGGAGCAATTGTCGGAAGTGTAAGCGGAGGAATGCTGGATTTAATTTTAGGTTATCCACAGTGGATAATTTTCTCAGTGGTTATTCATGGTTTTCAAGGATATCTTGCTGGGAGATGGTCTGGTAGTAAAAAGATGACGACAAGAATCTTCTTTTTAGTAATTGCATCTATCGTGATGATTATTGGCTATTTTTTTGCGACATCATTTTTATATGGTCAAGTAGCAGGTCTAGCATCGATTATTGGAAATATCATTCAAAATGGCTTTGGAATTATAGTATCTATGATTGTCATTAATATTTTAGACCGCTTAAAACTAATTAAATAA
- a CDS encoding aspartate-semialdehyde dehydrogenase translates to MSDYRIAIVGATGAVGTKMKEMLETSSLPIKEVKFLASIRSVGKKISFRDKLYEIEELKASSFEEMDIALFSAGGSISEVYAKEAVKRGCVVIDNTSAFRMSEGVPLVVPEVNKEALRQHQGIIANPNCSTIQMMVALEPIRKKYGLERVIVSTYQAVSGAGISAINELKQQAQDMLDEKTTIEANVLPCSGDKKHFPLAFNALAQIDVFSDEGYTNEEWKMINETKKIMSDDELKVTATCVRVPVMSGHSESVYIELKESDVTVADIQAVLSEAPGIILEDNPDEQLYPQPLNSVGKKEVFVGRIRQDLDVKKGFHLWVVSDNLLKGAAWNSVQIAETMHEMNLLKNK, encoded by the coding sequence GTGAGTGATTATCGGATAGCCATAGTTGGGGCGACAGGTGCAGTTGGAACCAAGATGAAAGAGATGCTTGAAACAAGTTCCTTACCTATCAAAGAGGTAAAATTTTTAGCATCTATTCGTTCAGTTGGTAAAAAAATAAGTTTTAGAGATAAGCTGTACGAAATTGAAGAGTTAAAGGCATCTTCATTTGAGGAAATGGATATCGCCTTATTTAGTGCGGGAGGCTCTATTTCAGAAGTATATGCCAAAGAAGCAGTTAAACGTGGTTGTGTGGTAATTGATAATACAAGTGCTTTTCGAATGAGTGAAGGTGTGCCTTTAGTGGTGCCTGAGGTTAATAAAGAAGCATTGAGACAGCACCAAGGTATTATAGCTAATCCTAATTGTTCAACGATTCAAATGATGGTTGCTCTTGAACCTATTAGAAAAAAATATGGACTAGAGCGCGTCATTGTTTCAACGTATCAGGCAGTTAGTGGTGCTGGAATATCGGCTATTAATGAATTAAAACAACAAGCCCAAGATATGTTAGATGAAAAAACAACTATTGAAGCAAATGTCTTGCCTTGTTCAGGTGACAAAAAACATTTTCCTTTAGCTTTTAATGCGTTAGCTCAAATTGATGTTTTTTCAGATGAGGGTTATACAAATGAAGAGTGGAAAATGATTAATGAAACCAAAAAGATAATGTCTGATGATGAGTTAAAGGTGACGGCGACTTGCGTTAGAGTTCCAGTTATGTCAGGTCATTCTGAGTCAGTTTACATTGAGTTAAAAGAATCTGATGTAACCGTAGCAGATATACAGGCTGTTTTAAGTGAGGCGCCAGGTATTATTTTAGAGGATAATCCAGATGAGCAGCTTTATCCACAGCCACTAAATTCTGTAGGTAAAAAGGAAGTTTTTGTTGGTAGAATACGTCAAGATTTAGATGTTAAAAAAGGATTTCATTTATGGGTAGTATCAGACAATCTATTAAAGGGTGCCGCATGGAATTCTGTTCAGATTGCTGAAACGATGCATGAAATGAATCTATTAAAAAATAAGTAA
- a CDS encoding ribonuclease J, whose amino-acid sequence MSQIKIVPLGGVRENGKSIYVVEVEDEIFVLDCGLKYPENEQLGIDMVIPDFSYLLENKDKIAGIFLSHGHADAIGALPYLLENVSVPVFGTELTTELAKINVREYPNTKDFKEFHVVDEFTEIDFGHAVVSFFSTTHTIPDSIGISIKTKEGNIVYTGDFKFDQSANKPYQTDFSRLAEIGKEGVFALLSDSSNAESSSLIASENQTEEEVYDTIRYWEGRIIVASVASNIRRVQQIFNAAHKSGRQVVLTGKDVEQIVRTAIRLGKLQLPDEDLIITERQMKNKRPEELLILETGRMGEPLQSLQKMASKRHKSISIQEGDLIYITTTPAISVETTVAKTEDMVYRAGGTVKTISDNLYVSGHGNENDLKLMLNLMKPKYFVPVQGEYRLLAAHADLAHEVGMSYQDIFITGRGDILEFEKGRLRMTGSTDADNVLIDGLGVGDIGNIVLRDRKILSEDGIFIAVITINRRAKKIISKPRITSRGFVYVKTSTDLMKESATIVETVVLENLEKADFDWGVLKQEIRDQLSRYLYEQTKRRPVILPVIMESSQKRK is encoded by the coding sequence GTGAGTCAAATAAAAATAGTTCCTTTAGGTGGCGTTAGAGAAAATGGGAAAAGTATCTACGTTGTCGAAGTTGAGGATGAGATTTTTGTTCTGGATTGTGGGCTTAAATACCCAGAAAACGAACAACTAGGAATCGATATGGTCATTCCAGATTTTTCTTATTTATTAGAAAATAAAGATAAAATTGCAGGTATCTTCTTAAGTCATGGTCATGCGGATGCTATTGGTGCGTTACCTTATCTTTTAGAAAATGTTTCTGTTCCTGTTTTTGGAACGGAGTTAACGACAGAGTTAGCGAAAATAAATGTTCGTGAGTACCCAAATACGAAAGATTTTAAAGAGTTTCATGTGGTAGATGAATTTACGGAAATTGACTTTGGTCATGCGGTTGTGAGTTTCTTTAGTACAACGCATACTATTCCAGATTCAATAGGTATTTCAATTAAAACAAAAGAAGGCAACATTGTTTATACGGGGGACTTTAAGTTTGACCAAAGTGCGAATAAACCGTATCAAACAGACTTTTCAAGATTAGCTGAAATTGGTAAAGAAGGCGTCTTTGCTTTACTAAGTGATTCAAGTAATGCAGAAAGTTCTTCATTGATTGCTTCTGAAAATCAAACAGAAGAAGAAGTGTATGATACGATTCGCTACTGGGAAGGTCGTATTATTGTTGCAAGTGTAGCAAGTAATATTAGACGAGTTCAACAAATTTTTAATGCTGCTCATAAATCAGGCCGTCAAGTTGTATTGACAGGAAAAGATGTGGAACAAATTGTTCGTACAGCAATTCGTCTAGGTAAATTACAATTACCAGATGAGGATTTAATTATTACAGAGCGTCAAATGAAAAATAAACGTCCAGAAGAGTTGTTAATATTAGAAACAGGTCGTATGGGCGAACCTTTACAATCGTTACAAAAAATGGCAAGTAAACGTCATAAATCAATTAGCATTCAAGAAGGTGATTTAATTTATATCACAACGACACCAGCAATTTCTGTTGAAACAACAGTTGCTAAAACAGAAGACATGGTTTATCGTGCTGGTGGAACAGTGAAGACGATTTCTGATAACTTATATGTATCAGGTCATGGAAATGAAAATGATTTGAAGTTGATGTTGAACTTGATGAAACCTAAATATTTTGTTCCAGTTCAAGGTGAGTATCGTTTGTTAGCTGCTCATGCCGATTTAGCTCACGAGGTAGGAATGTCTTACCAAGATATTTTCATCACTGGTCGTGGTGATATTCTAGAATTTGAAAAAGGTCGTTTGAGAATGACTGGTTCAACAGATGCTGATAATGTTTTAATTGATGGTTTAGGTGTAGGAGATATTGGTAATATCGTTTTAAGAGATAGAAAAATTTTATCTGAAGATGGTATATTTATTGCTGTTATCACCATTAATCGCCGCGCTAAAAAAATTATTTCAAAACCAAGAATTACATCTCGAGGTTTTGTCTATGTTAAAACAAGCACTGATTTGATGAAGGAAAGTGCAACCATCGTAGAAACAGTTGTTTTGGAAAATCTAGAAAAAGCTGATTTTGATTGGGGCGTTTTAAAACAAGAGATTAGAGATCAATTGAGTCGCTATCTATATGAACAAACTAAGAGAAGACCGGTTATCTTACCTGTGATTATGGAATCAAGTCAAAAGAGAAAATAA
- a CDS encoding MFS transporter, translating into MNQEKAHKFRWLSLAAVGLFSFMSTLDGSIVNIALPTISEDIGVPMNQSEWVVSVYLMAICVFLLFFGKVGDSFGKIKVFKIGTIVFIIGSFLCGIPGSLGLLLASRVVQAIGASMTMATSTGIITEIFPLQERGRALGLIGSFVSLGAIAGPGIGGVILSHFNWSYIFWINVPVGIITMMFGWYFLPKTEFKSGEKIDYIGFILFALFIMLFFGGIFLGQEKSFTNPLIIGMVIVSLISLVMFYRYENKQESPLVHFHLFSNQIFTVSLLTATLIFVTNFFANVVNPFYLQNVLGLEANIAGFLMMVFPLVMVVGAPLSGYLTDKKGPHLITLIGLVLLTLGQIGYLVLGESSPVILFILIMSLVGAGNAMFQAPNNTIIMSSVDKSEYGVAGSMNALARNFGMVVGISLSTTILYQSMSFEMGERVVGFIDGRPDIFVYGMHFTYMVSFAICLFATGITFWRFSKAKKEMKK; encoded by the coding sequence ATGAATCAGGAAAAAGCACACAAGTTTCGTTGGCTAAGTTTAGCCGCAGTAGGATTATTTTCGTTTATGTCAACACTTGATGGGAGTATTGTTAATATAGCATTGCCGACTATTTCAGAAGATATTGGTGTTCCCATGAATCAATCTGAATGGGTTGTATCCGTTTATCTGATGGCGATTTGTGTTTTCTTACTTTTCTTTGGAAAAGTAGGTGACAGTTTTGGTAAAATAAAAGTGTTTAAAATAGGAACCATTGTATTTATTATCGGTTCTTTTTTATGCGGTATACCGGGTAGTTTAGGCTTATTATTAGCATCTCGAGTTGTGCAAGCAATTGGGGCTAGTATGACAATGGCAACTAGTACAGGAATTATTACTGAAATATTCCCGCTTCAAGAAAGAGGTCGGGCATTAGGTTTGATTGGTTCATTTGTGTCACTTGGTGCAATTGCAGGACCAGGAATAGGTGGTGTGATTTTATCACATTTTAATTGGTCTTATATTTTTTGGATTAATGTACCTGTAGGAATTATTACGATGATGTTTGGTTGGTATTTCTTACCAAAAACAGAGTTTAAAAGTGGTGAAAAAATTGATTATATTGGATTTATTCTTTTTGCCTTATTTATCATGTTGTTCTTTGGTGGTATCTTTTTAGGGCAAGAAAAGAGTTTTACTAATCCTTTGATTATTGGAATGGTGATTGTTTCACTTATATCTTTAGTTATGTTTTACCGATACGAAAACAAACAAGAGAGTCCATTAGTTCATTTCCATTTGTTTAGTAATCAGATTTTTACGGTCAGCCTTTTAACGGCAACATTAATTTTTGTAACTAACTTTTTTGCCAATGTTGTTAATCCATTTTACTTACAAAATGTTTTAGGTTTAGAAGCTAATATCGCAGGTTTTTTAATGATGGTTTTTCCTCTTGTAATGGTAGTCGGAGCTCCATTAAGTGGCTACTTGACTGATAAAAAAGGTCCTCATTTAATTACTTTGATAGGATTGGTCCTGTTAACATTAGGCCAAATTGGGTATTTAGTTTTAGGAGAGTCATCACCGGTTATCCTCTTTATTCTTATTATGTCACTTGTAGGAGCAGGAAATGCGATGTTCCAAGCGCCTAATAATACTATTATCATGTCAAGCGTAGATAAATCAGAGTATGGTGTTGCAGGTAGTATGAATGCTCTTGCTAGAAACTTTGGTATGGTTGTAGGGATTTCCCTTTCAACAACTATTTTGTATCAGTCAATGAGTTTTGAAATGGGAGAAAGAGTTGTTGGCTTCATTGACGGTAGACCAGATATCTTTGTTTATGGGATGCATTTTACTTATATGGTTTCTTTTGCCATTTGTCTGTTTGCAACAGGTATTACATTTTGGCGTTTTTCAAAAGCAAAAAAAGAGATGAAAAAATAA
- a CDS encoding DRTGG domain-containing protein: MGVTKHDQILEYIETLPVGEKISVRGIAKNLLVSEGTAYRAIKEAENIGLVSTIQRVGTIRIEKKLKENIERLSFGEVSKIIEGDILAGRKGLDKILKKFIIGAMTEENMLRYITSGSLMIVGDREGVQRLALENGAAVLLTGGFDVSEEILSLADEVEMPIIRTTYDTFTVATTINRAISDQMIKKDIMTVEDIQTPIERTVVLGVKDTLEDYQKISEKTGFTRFPVVNKTNRLVGIITSKDVVNKQATQPIEKIMTKDPRRAKRHMSVASIGHQMIWDGLEIIPVVEDDLTLIGIVSRRDVMKAMQLAQKQPQVSNTLSDQITDEVIEKDSKGLSDMPDYSFVVSPQMVNSMGTLSFGVLNQIISTVAKRTMRVKYQRNSVIEQMSLYYFKLIQIDSEIDLKPRIIDVGRRSAKMDVEVYIDNVIVAKAMIVCQLMEQA; encoded by the coding sequence GTGGGTGTAACAAAACATGATCAGATTCTTGAATATATCGAGACTTTACCAGTTGGTGAAAAAATTTCAGTTCGTGGTATCGCTAAAAATTTACTTGTAAGTGAAGGAACTGCTTATAGAGCTATTAAAGAGGCCGAAAACATTGGTTTAGTTTCAACTATTCAAAGAGTTGGAACCATTAGAATTGAAAAAAAATTAAAAGAAAATATTGAACGATTATCTTTTGGAGAAGTGTCAAAAATTATTGAAGGTGATATTTTAGCTGGTCGTAAAGGATTAGATAAAATATTGAAGAAATTTATCATTGGGGCTATGACAGAAGAAAATATGCTGAGATATATTACATCTGGTTCTTTAATGATTGTAGGAGACCGAGAAGGCGTGCAACGTCTTGCTCTAGAAAATGGCGCGGCTGTCTTATTGACGGGAGGATTTGATGTGTCAGAAGAAATCCTTTCTTTAGCAGATGAAGTTGAGATGCCAATTATTCGTACAACTTATGATACCTTTACTGTCGCAACAACTATTAATCGCGCTATTAGCGATCAAATGATAAAAAAAGATATTATGACAGTTGAAGATATTCAAACACCAATTGAAAGAACAGTAGTGTTAGGTGTAAAGGATACATTAGAAGATTATCAAAAAATATCTGAAAAAACAGGATTCACAAGATTTCCAGTGGTTAATAAAACAAATCGGTTAGTCGGAATCATTACGTCAAAAGATGTGGTTAATAAACAAGCGACACAACCGATTGAAAAAATTATGACAAAAGACCCAAGAAGAGCTAAAAGACATATGAGTGTGGCAAGTATTGGACACCAAATGATATGGGATGGTTTAGAAATTATTCCTGTTGTTGAAGATGACTTAACTTTAATCGGTATTGTATCAAGACGGGATGTTATGAAGGCGATGCAATTAGCTCAAAAACAACCACAAGTTTCCAATACATTATCAGATCAGATAACGGATGAAGTTATTGAAAAAGATAGCAAAGGTTTATCTGATATGCCTGATTATTCTTTTGTTGTTTCTCCGCAAATGGTAAATAGCATGGGAACATTATCTTTTGGTGTTTTGAATCAGATTATTTCAACGGTTGCCAAAAGAACAATGAGAGTTAAATATCAGCGTAACTCTGTGATTGAACAAATGAGTTTATATTATTTTAAATTAATTCAAATTGATAGTGAGATTGATTTGAAACCAAGAATTATAGATGTGGGACGTCGCTCTGCTAAAATGGATGTAGAAGTTTATATAGACAATGTTATTGTGGCAAAAGCCATGATTGTCTGTCAATTGATGGAGCAGGCCTAG
- a CDS encoding DHH family phosphoesterase: MEITQNILDKIKEYDKIMIHRHQSPDPDALGSQGGLALILKESFPEKEIYVIGGPVGGLDFLLTMDEVEDDMYQGALVITTDTANEPRISGKQYDLGDLLIKIDHHPDDEPYGDISWVNPKASSTSEMIYDFFEAHKDELVMPTEAAKLLYAGIIGDTGRFMYPATTSHTLWVASQLMTYPFDAASLNRTMDEVSEKIARLAGYVAENIEVDENGAAMVLLPQEVLDKFEIEDSETPPTIPIPGKIKGIKAWGIFVAQPEGFYRVRLRSKGPVINTIAKRHHGGGHPLASGANAKDLAEVKEIYQEIQQAVKEDN; encoded by the coding sequence ATGGAAATTACACAAAATATTTTAGACAAAATAAAAGAATACGATAAAATAATGATTCACAGACATCAAAGCCCAGATCCCGATGCGTTAGGCTCTCAAGGTGGTTTAGCGTTGATATTAAAAGAATCATTTCCAGAAAAGGAAATCTATGTTATTGGGGGCCCTGTAGGAGGTCTAGATTTCCTATTAACAATGGATGAGGTAGAAGACGATATGTATCAAGGTGCATTAGTGATTACAACAGATACAGCTAATGAACCAAGAATTAGTGGAAAACAGTATGACTTAGGAGATTTATTAATCAAAATAGATCATCATCCAGATGATGAGCCTTACGGAGATATTTCTTGGGTTAACCCTAAGGCAAGTAGTACAAGTGAAATGATTTATGACTTTTTTGAAGCTCATAAAGATGAGTTAGTTATGCCAACGGAAGCAGCAAAATTATTGTACGCAGGAATTATCGGGGACACTGGTCGTTTTATGTATCCAGCAACAACAAGTCATACATTATGGGTAGCGAGTCAATTAATGACTTATCCGTTTGATGCAGCTAGTTTAAATCGAACAATGGATGAAGTTTCTGAAAAAATTGCTCGATTAGCTGGATATGTGGCTGAAAACATTGAAGTGGATGAGAATGGAGCTGCGATGGTTTTATTACCTCAAGAAGTACTGGACAAATTTGAAATAGAAGATTCAGAAACACCACCGACTATTCCAATTCCTGGTAAAATTAAGGGAATTAAGGCGTGGGGAATTTTTGTAGCTCAACCAGAAGGCTTTTATCGAGTACGCTTACGCTCAAAAGGACCAGTTATTAATACTATTGCAAAACGTCATCATGGTGGTGGACATCCTTTAGCTAGTGGGGCTAATGCAAAAGATTTGGCTGAAGTAAAAGAGATTTATCAAGAGATTCAACAAGCCGTAAAAGAGGATAACTAA